From Dendropsophus ebraccatus isolate aDenEbr1 chromosome 2, aDenEbr1.pat, whole genome shotgun sequence, a single genomic window includes:
- the FZD8 gene encoding frizzled-8, which yields MERSCCCCWLLLGKTYLLALLLLGAASWFPSAYGAAAKELTCQEITVPLCKGIGYNYTYMPNQFNHDTQDEAGLEVHQFWPLVEIHCSPDLKFFLCSMYTPICLEDYKKPLPPCRSVCERARDGCAPLMRQYGFAWPDRMRCDRLPEQGNPDILCMDYNRTDQTTVAPSLPEQPQRPPKAPTHGHNKGKARVEPPRTKPRPPAGCEPGCQCRAPMVLVSNERHPLYNRVRTGQIPNCAMPCHNPFFTPEERTFTNFWIGLWSVLCFASTFATVSTFLIDMERFKYPERPIIFLSACYLLVSAGYLVRLIAGHEKVACSREHDLEHIHYETTGPALCTLVFLLIYFFGMASSIWWVILSLTWFLAAGMKWGNEAIAGYSQYFHLAAWLVPSIKSIAVLALSSVDGDPVAGICYVGNQNLDNLRGFVLAPLVIYLFIGSMFLLAGFVSLFRIRSVIKQGGTKTDKLEKLMIRIGIFSVLYTVPATIVVACFFYEQHNRQGWEAAHNCNSCLPELAQPRRPDYAVFMLKYFMCLVVGITSGVWIWSGKTLESWKAFCTRCCWGSKATGGSMYSDVSTGLTWRSGTASSVSYPKQMPLSQV from the coding sequence AtggagaggagctgctgctgctgctggctgctGCTGGGGAAGACTTACCTACTGGCGCTGCTGCTGCTCGGAGCCGCTTCCTGGTTCCCCAGCGCGTACGGGGCGGCAGCTAAGGAGCTGACCTGCCAGGAGATCACTGTGCCCCTCTGCAAGGGCATCGGCTACAACTACACCTACATGCCCAACCAGTTCAACCACGACACGCAGGACGAGGCTGGCCTGGAGGTGCACCAGTTCTGGCCGCTGGTGGAGATCCACTGCTCCCCGGATCTGAAGTTCTTTCTGTGCAGCATGTACACTCCCATCTGCCTGGAGGACTACAAGAAGCCGCTGCCCCCCTGCAGGAGCGTGTGTGAACGGGCACGGGATGGCTGTGCGCCACTTATGCGACAATATGGCTTTGCCTGGCCGGACAGGATGCGATGCGACCGGCTGCCCGAGCAGGGGAACCCGGACATCCTGTGCATGGACTACAACAGGACCGATCAGACCACGGTGGCCCCCAGTCTACCGGAGCAGCCCCAGCGCCCCCCTAAAGCGCCAACACATGGGCACAACAAGGGCAAAGCACGTGTGGAGCCTCCCAGGACTAAGCCAAGACCCCCTGCTGGGTGTGAGCCCGGGTGCCAGTGCAGGGCACCCATGGTGCTGGTGTCCAATGAGAGACACCCACTCTACAACCGAGTAAGGACTGGGCAGATCCCTAACTGTGCCATGCCATGCCACAACCCCTTCTTCACCCCAGAGGAGAGGACCTTCACCAACTTCTGGATTGGACTTTGGTCTGTACTTTGCTTTGCCTCCACCTTTGCCACAGTATCCACCTTCCTGATAGATATGGAGCGTTTCAAGTACCCAGAGCGCCCCATCATTTTCCTGTCCGCCTGCTACCTGCTGGTGTCTGCTGGCTACCTGGTGAGACTAATAGCTGGGCATGAGAAGGTGGCATGCAGCAGGGAGCATGACCTGGAGCACATCCACTATGAGACCACTGGGCCTGCCCTCTGCACCCTGGTCTTCCTGCTCATCTACTTCTTTGGCATGGCCAGCTCCATCTGGTGGGTTATCCTGTCCCTCACCTGGTTCTTAGCAGCTGGCATGAAATGGGGCAATGAAGCCATAGCTGGCTACTCACAATACTTCCACCTGGCAGCTTGGTTGGTACCCAGCATCAAGTCCATAGCAGTGCTAGCTCTTAGCTCAGTAGATGGTGACCCAGTGGCGGGCATCTGTTATGTGGGCAACCAGAACTTGGACAATTTGAGGGGCTTTGTCTTGGCACCCTTAGTCATCTACCTCTTCATTGGCAGCATGTTCCTGCTGGCTGGATTTGTGTCCCTTTTCAGGATCCGCAGTGTCATCAAACAGGGTGGCACCAAGACTGACAAGCTGGAGAAACTTATGATCCGGATAGGGATATTCAGTGTTCTGTACACTGTGCCAGCTACTATTGTGGTGGCATGCTTCTTCTATGAACAGCACAACCGCCAGGGCTGGGAGGCAGCACACAACTGCAACTCATGCCTACCTGAACTGGCACAGCCACGCCGGCCGGACTATGCCGTCTTTATGCTCAAGTACTTTATGTGCCTGGTAGTTGGCATCACATCTGGGGTATGGATCTGGTCTGGGAAAACTCTGGAGTCCTGGAAAGCTTTCTGTACCCGCTGCTGCTGGGGCAGCAAAGCAACTGGTGGGTCCATGTATAGTGATGTCAGCACTGGGTTGACATGGAGGTCTGGCACTGCCAGCTCAGTGTCATACCCAAAACAGATGCCCTTATCTCAGGTCTAA